CAATTTCGATGGTGGCAGGTATCATCGAGCGGGCGAGGTGGTGGATTGGGCCACCGTGCGAGTCAATAGGTGGAAGGAATCCTTGAACTCGAAGTCCATTGTTTTCCTGTGTCTGAGTTTGTGATGTTGCATCTGGATCACCTGGGCGGGACGCCGATCAGTGGTGTTTCAGTATGGCATGACACttgtttaatttgtattttgttGGCCTTTGAGGAGGATGGACCCTAACTGTGCCTATTGTCGGTTTGGTGGATGGACCTATACCGCGTGTGTAAATCGATTGAGAGGATAGACCTCAATCGTATCTTGCTGGTTGTTGGATGGTAACGACCGGTCTTTGAAACACTTCAGCAAGTGCAGATGTTGAAGCTGTCATGGTGGAAATGATTCATTGGCCGTATCAGTAAATTTTTCAAAACTCTCATTTTCTTGATAATAAGTCTGATCAGCTTTATATTGGGGAATGGTTTTTGGAATCATGGCTGGTATTGGGACTTTGGAAACAAATGCTTGGGAAACAAGATTCTTGAGAAGGTATGATGGAGTCGGACAACATCGAGCTGAAGGACAACTTGTCATGCGTGACGAAGGGTTTAGCCGGAGGAAgccatttggaacaaggacataggcgatgctacatgggagcttaaggaaAAGATCCAGGAAACGTATCCGAAACTTTTTGCTGaacctaagtttcgaggacgaaactttctttttggagggtagtaatgtgagacccaagtttttaagtttggaataaacagaataaagtttctttttcacgattaatttgatgtaacgtggaGGGAAAACGCTGAACAAGGGGTAAATGGATGGAATGATTTTGTGTAAGGAGGAAgttcaagaaaagctaaagattgtatcaaagtcgataaaagttatagcacgactaatattcgcatttaaaacctaggacaagaaccttaggaaacaaaactatgttccagctttggaacactataggaatataatttccaacaaacttccagctttggaacactataggaaattttccaaaatcttctagaggaagataatactttctcttattcctttccataaccagcgtttcgatacgaaaccctggaatgtacgaacgtcaaattccgatACTCGgggtttgccgaaaccgaatccctgatagttcagaaaccctaaaatcaacggacgatgaagacttttccattcggagcttcaaataaagatttcatctgcgtaccccactctaatcgacgttccgaatctttcttcagaaggaagtttctgcatccgaggtcaaaatcataaagtgcattttaagccggtacacattaaaaacaagcctcgaaaaccaaaaatcatactgatattctttgaagaattagaagattcagcgggaagaatatcgtgtctaaaatacgttggaatcagtaggaaaaatcggaatcgcgaaattttcatttttccgcgttttccatttcctatatatagtatgaaaaatgaaaaaaaaaaacaaaaaaaatcccaaaacctCACACACAGGCCGAGagcttcttggaggaaaggaggaaaagtgattttttttcaattcttgaccgatcgtcgttccgttcgttgctacgcgtagacctcgaggtactgatgctattcccttatttctgatcgtcaattctgtcgcttttctctatgtttttctgtgctcaaagttttgagctttttgtaaaactgtccaaataagttgatttcagtgtctaaacttattgcctacgtgctctagagcatgaatatccggttgttttctgttgaatctcgccgaattgccgtcggaatcaatttctatgagaaatacccatttttgggcaAAGTCTCGTTCTTTACGCTAAAACTCACGAATGAGCTtagctagtaggattagttgttataaatgtcgttaggatcgatcccatccaatttgtttttcgaaattcgaTTTTGAATTCCGAgctaaaataatgaccaaaataccctgcgacagttttcaacccgataatttttctaagagtttccctggcctagatatcgcctaaatacctaggaattgatttagatcgaagaaaaagttcgaaaaccctattttccatagtggccgaaacctatttgcttgggtaccgtgtccaaaaaataatttttgggtctctatgacctgagccattgcgtagcctTTCctattgtcaaaattttggcgccggtttcgtgtcattccgagttctgtagctcgagttatgcacgttttagcgaataaagtgttttgtaccaaacttgaatcgagtcaaaactcatccattcgggggaagcccttccattcgtgcctaaatgtggtactctgaagcttcttgagctttgtcgaacatttgttaggattgtttcgactgcatcgacttgtgttgattcattattgctttgtgtgctcaaaggttcaattgtggaaactttgggattgactaaacaagcttgtgagggagacctacaccgcgagactggaacaactcgaggtaagggcaactctccTAGTTATTAGCTATATGATTTAGGCATCGATAACTTCGACCTGTttattgcttttgattatgactgttgtactggactgggaaaatgttttctgaggcttcggccattgTGAACTGATAGAGGcgtgcgtctccgttttctggaggcttcggccgtttactggtttccgtcttattgTTTTATAGTGGATAGACCTGTTCTATTCCTTTCAATTGCAAAAGTGCATGAATCTTGTTTTATGCCCAAACCTTATGGATATATCGACTTCGAATGCGGAGTGTTACGAGAGTTAGCAAGTAGGATCTGTCGGAAGGACTGTGCTACTGTTGACATGTAGGATCGAGGCTTTCTCGGAAAGNNNNNNNNNNNNNNNNNNNNNNNNNNNNNNNNNNNNNNNNNNNNNNNNNNNNNNNNNNNNNNNNNNNNNNNNNNNNNNNNNNNNNNNNNNNNNNNNNNNNGAGATCGACTTATGCTGTGTCTAATTATTATTCACACGCTATTTAACTATGCTAAATCTAGCTAGGACTTATATTACATTACTCTAGGAAGTTGACCCTTCTGCCTTGTTTGCTttgttgtgtttgggcggtcggcaaactgccaggCCCTAATAGGTGTTGCTTCGAGTAGCTGTTGATTGCTGCAAGAAGTGTTTGGACTGATTGACGAGAAGATTTGCTTGGAGTGAGTGAACCAACCAAAGACTTGTAAAATAATAGTTGGATGTAAGGCTGAGCCTTGGGTAGAGAAGCTTACCGTCATTGGTTGAAGCTCGTAAGGAAGATTGTAATACTTACTTTGGTCTTgtgtaggttccgatgcattacTCTTCTGCGAATCTCCAGTGAGGGGATTGTAGGAAGTATATTGGACTTAGGGTGTTATCACATTTTGAACTTTGTTGTCGTTTAAGACATTACTTCACTGTATATTTTTATACGTCTTGAACATCCGTCGTCACTCACGGGTGCTTGCCTTGTCAAGGCCGGATGTAAGGGTTTGGGTAAGAGTATACATATCaggttttggaaatgttttggaaagaaagcaaacggaaaaaaaatatacccacTTTTATTAAATccttgttggaaaataattccattttatttaataggttactaattgTGGCCCCAAAAGttgggtgttacattgtggtatcagagctccggttgagattACCAGAGCTTGTTgggaaataggtcttctgtgctaggttgtgtgactctgtaaagagtaaaaattgattgtctgcaagcgattttttcgcttagaattgattgaagttattgcttaatcatattgcatagttatgttagatgctatcttatgatgagtactaactgtttgttcgACTTAACAAAACATGGTGAAACGCTAACtaattagctgagatgatggccactatggcccaaactgtgactgcacaggcgaACGATAATgatatgaggcgtgctgctgaggaggcacgcgatcagcatcaacgtcagagggaagtgacattggaccagaacaaaggcctgaatgacttcaggaggcaagacccaccaaagttctcgggtggtactgacccggacaaagcggatctctggatccaggaagttgagaagatatttggcgTGTTGCAAAAttgctgagggtgccaaggtgggcatggcaacctttctgctgctgggagatgctgaatactggtggaggggcgccagaggaatgatggaagcgaataatgtggaagtgaactgggcttcatttcgtgctgcttttctggagaagtactttccagatagtgctcgtgacgagcgtgaggcacagtttctgactcttcgtcaggggagcatgtccattccggaatatgctgctaagctggaatcgttggccaaacacttccgattcttccgcaatggggttgatgaaccctacatgtgcaaacgctttgtgaatgggctgaggctgACATCGAGGACTCGGttaaaccgttgggaatcatgcgcttccagtctttggttgagaaagccacggaagtggaaatcatgaagaacaagagggcTAGCAGCGCACgtactgggggaccaatgaggttgAACTTGCAGAATCAACAAGAAAAGGGAAGGTTGCGACAGGGGAAGCCATATCACCGTTATGCAAGGGACAATTCTGCACCAGGACAACACGAGCCGATGGTGACTGCATTGGGGGAAGAGAGAGGACAAGTTTTGAAGCGTGAGGTGGTGTGTTTCGCATGCGGAGAGGCTGGACATTTTGCTGATAAGTGCAAGAACAGGAGTACGCGATGCTTTAGGTGCCACCAACCAGGCCATCAAGCTAAGGATTGCGAGATGCCAAAGGCTGAACCGTCGGTGAACACAGCAAGGGGGAAACGTCCTGCGACTGGAGGAAGGGTATACAATTTGAATGTGGACAGAGCCGCCGGAGCAAGGAACTAGCAAGGAATTGGTGGAATTCGAACGAGGACTTTTTGGAACCATTTGTTTTGAACTTGTTTGTTAGTTGTCTGTAATTATATTTCGAACCACTTATGTCGTAATAGAACTACCCTTGCGATGAAACTACTAGACTGAAGATGTAGACCCCGTTGATGCTTTTGGGAAAGACTTTCTTATAATCTACGTTACGTTTGAAAGGAACTAGACTTATGCATGATGCATTTTGTTGAGTTGAAGACTCGCTATTGAGTCACGTAGATGGGGAAGTACAATGGCCAAGTCAATACTTTCCCTGCGTTGAATTTTACTTAGTGGTTATATGTTGTGTTCACCCTCAGGGATGGAAGATGGTGGAACCAAACCATTGGTCAGACCAAGAAGTGGACTGGACCGACGATCTTATACGGCGATTTTGCCATTGATCGAACAAATCTGGCGCTGGATGGAGTTGTCAGTTAAACAAGAATGGTGGATGGGGCCATTGTTCAGAACGAGATGGTGGATGACCATCAGGAAAAGCAGGATTTGGTTGGCTGGAACCAACGATCTTATACGGTGTTAGTACCACAGATCGGACAATTTCGATGGTGGCAGGTATCATCGAGCGGGCGAGGTGGTGGATTGGGCCACCGTGCGAGTCAATAGGTGGAAGGAATCCTTGAACTCGAAGTCCATTGTTTTCCTGTGTCTGAGTTTGTGATGTTGCATCTGGATCACCTGGGCGGGACGCCGATCAGTGTGTTTCAGTATGGGCATGACACttgtttaatttgtattttgttGGCCTTTGAGGAGGATGGACCCTAACTGTGCCTATTGTCGGTTTGGTGGATGGACCTATACCGCGTGTGTAAATCGATTGAGAGGATAGACCTCAATCGTATCTTGCTGGTTGTTGGATGGTAACGACCGGTCTTTGAAACACTTCAGCAAGTGCAGATGTTGAAGCTGTCATGGTGGAAATGATTCATTGGCCGTATCAGTAAATTTTTCAAACTCTCATTTTCTTGATAATAAGTCTGATCAGCTTTATATTGGGGAATGGTTTTTGGAATCATGGCTGGTATTGGACTTTGGAAACAAATGCTTGGGAAACAAGATTCTTGAGAAGGTATGATGGAGTCGGACAACATCGAGCTGAAGGACAACTTGTCATGCGTGACGAAGGGTTTAGCCGGAGGAAgccatttggaacaaggacataggcgatgctacatgggagcttaaggaaAAGATCCAGGAAACGTATCCGAaactttttgctgaaccttaagtttcgaggacgaaactttctttttggagggtagtaatgtgagacccaagtttttaagtttggaataaacagaataaagtttcttttcacgattaatttgatgtaacgtggagggaaaacctgaacaaggggTAAATGGATGGAATGATTTTGTGTAAGGAGGAAgttcaagaaaagctaaagattgtatcaaagtcgataaaagttatagcacgactaatattcgcatttaaaacctaggacaagaaccttaggaaacaaaactatgttccagctttggaacactataggaatataatttccaacaaacttccagctttggaacactataggaatataatttccaacaaacttccagctttggaacactataggaaattttccaaaaatcttctagaggaagataagactttctcttattcctttccataaccagcgtttcgatacgaaaccctggaatgtacgaacgtcaaattccgatactcggaggtttgccgaaaccgaatccctgatagttcagaaaccctaaaatcaacggacgatgaagactttttccattcggagcttcaaataaagatttcatctgcgtacgcccactctaatcgacgttccgaatctttcttcagaaggaagtttctgcatccgaggtcaaaatcataaagtgcattttaagccggtacacattaaaaacaagcctcgaaaaccaaaaatcatactgatattcctttgaagaattagaagattcagcgggaagaatatcgtgtctaaaatacgttggaatcagtaggaaaaatcggaatcgcgaaattttcatttttccgcgttttccatttcctatatatagtatgaaaaatgaaaaaaaaaacaaaaaaaatcccaaaactcacacacacggccgagagcttcttggaggaaaggaggaaaagtgattttttttcaattcttgaccgatcgtcgttccgttcgttgctacgcgtagacctcgaggtactgatgctattccttatttctgatcgtcaattctgtcgcttttctctatgtttttctgtgctcaaagttttgagctttttgtaaaactgtccaaatgagttgatttcagtgtctaaacttattgcctacgtgctctagagcatgaatatccggttgttttctgttgaatctcgccgaattgccgccggaatcaatttctatgagaaatacccatttttgggcaAAGTCTCGTTCTTTACGCTAAAAACTCACGaatgagcttagctttagtaggattagttgttataaatgtcgttaggatcgatcccatccaatttgtttttcgaaattctgattttgagtttccgagctaaaaataatgaccaaaatacccctgcgacagttttcaacccgataatttttctaagagtttccctggcctagatatcgcctaagaatacctaggaattgatttagatcgaagaaaaagttcgaaaaccctattttccatagtggccgaaacctatttgcttgggtaccgtgtccaaaaataatttttgggtctctatgacctgagccattgcgtagctcttcctattgtcaaaattttggcgccggtttcgtgtcattccgagttctgtagctcgagttatgcacgttttagcgaataaagtgtttttgtaccaaacttgaatcgagtcaaaactcatccattcgggggaagcccttccattcgtgcctaaatgtggtactctgaagcttcttgagctttgtcgaacatttgttaggattgtttcgactgcatcgacttgtgttgattcattattgctttgtgtgctcaaaggttcaattgtggaaactttgggattgactaaacaagcttgtgagggagacctacaccgcgagactggaacaactcgaggtaagggcaactctccTAGTTATTAGCTATATGATTTAGGCATCGATAACTTCGACCTGTttattgcttttgattatgactgttgtactggactgggaaaatgttttctgaggcttcgaccaTTGTGAACTGATAGAGGcgtgcgtctccgttttctggaggcttcggccgtttactggtttccgtcttattgTTTTATAGTGGATAGACCTGTTCTATTCCTTTCAATTGCAAAAGTGCATGAATCTTGTTTTATGCCCAAACCTTATGGATATATCGACTTCGAATGCGGAGTGTTACGAGAGTTAGCAAGTAGGATCTGTCGGAAGGACTGTGCTACTGTTGACATGTAGGATCGAGGCTTTCTCAGGAAAGAGAACTTGGGGATGATATTGATCTTTTGACTTGTTAGATTTTGAAACAAATGAATTCCTAAGACTTGATTTGAGAataaattccataatgaattaacTCCAGATAGAACACTTTGAATGATAAACATAACCCCTTTCGAGGAAGACTTAGGATATGAAATGAGTTCGAAAATGGGAAGGGACGAAGATCTGAGGTTCGAGGAAAGATAATGATTCGAGTTTTGAACATCATGAAGAGGAGCCGTTATGAGTAGAACCGCCATTAAGTGCAGGTGCTACTCCTTGTGTGAAGTGATTGGTCAAAGGACCGACGTTTaccttagggaaaaacgatagaGACATGAACCATAGCTAGACACATATCcgggtgaggacgaatcgtggtTTGCTAGCTCTTGCATACCTGCACGACTTGATTAAGGGGCTtgtccttaatcctattaattattctttgattaagaggtttgtccttaatcatattatttatccatcgattagagaggatggaccttaatcgtaTTGTTCACCCctggattaaagtggctggaccttaatcctattaattacTCTTGATTAAGGGGTGTGACCTTAGTCATATTATCGTTATTGGATTAAAGAGATtgaagaggatggaccttaatcctattatttgcttatggattaaagaggatggaccttaatcctattatttgcttatggattaaagaggatgaaccttaatcctattatttgcttgtggattaaagtggcaggaccttaatcctattatgtgttagttgattTAGAGGATTGACCTTAGTCATACTAATTGTTATTTGCTTAAGAGGTTAGACCTGAACTCCTATTACCTCGATCGATTAAGGGGTTAGTCCTTGATCCTGTTATATGTTTGTTGATTAGAGAGTATAGAGCTCATCGTGCTAGATGATTGACCGTTGAGTCGTGCGTTTCCATTGGTGAGACGTGACGCTGCCCTGGCAAGGAAATGAAGATACATCTAGGCACAGGCGGCGAGTGATGGACTGATAACTTGACGTTCAAAGGATAGAGATCGACTTATGCTGTGTCTAATTATTATTCACACGCTATTTAACTATGCTAAATCTAGCTAGGACTTATATTACATTACTCTAGGAAGTTGACCCTTTCTgccttgtttgctttgtttgtgtttgggcggtcggcaaactgccaggCCCTAATAGGTGTTGCTTCGAGTAGCTGTTGATTGCTGCAAGAAGGTGTTTGGACTGATTGACGAGAAGATTTGCTTGGA
This portion of the Lotus japonicus ecotype B-129 chromosome 3, LjGifu_v1.2 genome encodes:
- the LOC130744178 gene encoding uncharacterized protein LOC130744178, which produces MKNKRASSARTGGPMRLNLQNQQEKGRLRQGKPYHRYARDNSAPGQHEPMVTALGEERGQVLKREVVCFACGEAGHFADKCKNRSTRCFRCHQPGHQAKDCEMPKAEPSVNTARGKRPATGGRVYNLNVDRAAGARN